Proteins co-encoded in one Rhopalosiphum maidis isolate BTI-1 chromosome 2, ASM367621v3, whole genome shotgun sequence genomic window:
- the LOC113552872 gene encoding synaptobrevin homolog YKT6 produces MVKLFAMSVLYKGPNDSTLLKSAFELQSFGYFQRKSVQEFMGFVTKTIVERTATAARQSVKEKEYMCHVYVRADNLAGVLISDDEYPHRVAHTLLTKSLDEFSAKVPSHSWPKLNETQVTFNELNAMLAKYQNPKEADAMTKIQQDLDDTKIILHNTIEAVLERGEKLDDLVAKSEGLSMQSKAFYKTAKKTNACCRM; encoded by the exons ATGGTGAAATTGTTTGCAATGAGTGTGTTGTACAAAGGACCCAATGATTCAACGCTATTGAAGTCTGCATTTGAACTGCAGTCATTTGGTTACTTTCAACGTAAAAGTGTACAGGAATTCATGGGATTTGTAACGAAAACCATTGTAGAACGCACAGCGACTGCTGCTCGGCAATCTGTAAAAGAAAAAG aatatatgtgCCATGTTTATGTACGGGCGGATAATTTGGCTGGTGTTCTAATATCTGACGATGAATATCCTCATCGGGTTGCGCATACCCTTCTAACAAAG tcATTGGATGAATTTTCTGCAAAAGTTCCATCACATAGTTGGCCAAAACTCAACGAAACACAAGTTACATTCAATGAACTAAATGCTATGTTAGCCAAGTATCAAAATCCCAAAGAAGCTGATGCTATGACAAAAATTCAACAAGATTTAGATGACACAAAAATCATCTTG CATAATACAATTGAGGCTGTTTTGGAACGTGGAGAAAAGCTTGATGacttagttgcaaaatctgaAGGTTTAAGTATGCAGTCAAAAGCATTTTACAAAACTGCTAAGAAAACGAATGCATGTTGTCGAATGTAA
- the LOC113555136 gene encoding uncharacterized protein LOC113555136 — protein sequence MTTNRSSSLAEDLSLNTASAQLTPITSKKQSREIYRHVRIYKTSTSGSPFYCDSSDCNNEWTTCHCPLISHVAVVRIFTCVRPQMIGQTVTLGERFIAHVTFVRFFTSVHPLVFDQIALLRERLVAHVTFVRIFTCVRPQTAGDRSNC from the exons ATGACGACAAACCGATCGTCATCGCTCGCCGAAGACTTAAGTTTAAACACAGCATCTGCACAGCTCACGCCGATAACGTCCAAAAAgcag AGTCGTGAAATTTACCGACACGTCCGCATATACAAAACATCGACTTCTGGTTCGCCCTTTTATTGTGACTCGTCAGACTGCAACAACGAGTGGACGACTTGCCACTGTCCACTGATATCACACGTCGCAGTGGTACGGATTTTCACCTGTGTGCGTCCGCAGATGATTGGTCAAACTGTTACTTTGGGAGAACGTTTTATCGCACACGTCACATTCGTAAGGTTTTTCACCAGTGTGCATCCTCTGGTGTTTGATCAGATTGCACTTCTCAGAGAACGACTTGTCGCACACGTCACATTCGTACGGATTTTCACTTGTGTGCGTCCGCAGACCGCAGGTGACCGGTCAAATTGTTAG